A window of the Sardina pilchardus chromosome 21, fSarPil1.1, whole genome shotgun sequence genome harbors these coding sequences:
- the med7 gene encoding mediator of RNA polymerase II transcription subunit 7 has translation MSESQQVSALPPPPMQYIKEYTDENVRKGIAPKPPPPIRDSYMMFGNQFQCDDLIIRPLESQGIERLHPMQFDHKHELKKLNMSILVNFLDLLDILIKSPGSIKREEKLEDLKLLFVHMHHLINEYRPHQARETLRVMMEVQKRQRLETAERFQKHLERVVEMIQNCLASLPDDLPQPEGSAAGGAGAGASGGLAGALGGAPRLKCEPMDVEEAGGSCMGAHMDKTTAVSKKDKEFDKDAAMCSIIDEMT, from the coding sequence ATGAGTGAATCTCAGCAGGTGAGTGCCCTGCCACCACCGCCCATGCAGTACATCAAAGAGTACACTGACGAGAATGTGCGGAAAGGCATCGCTCCCAAACCACCCCCTCCCATCCGGGACAGCTACATGATGTTTGGCAACCAGTTCCAATGTGATGACCTGATTATCCGTCCGCTGGAGAGCCAAGGTATCGAGCGGTTACACCCCATGCAGTTTGACCACAAACACGAGCTGAAGAAGCTCAACATGTCCATTCTGGTCAACTTCCTTGATCTGTTGGACATCTTGATCAAAAGCCCCGGTAGCATCAAACGCGAGGAGAAGCTGGAGGACTTGAAGCTGCTGTTCGTGCACATGCACCACCTCATCAACGAGTACCGGCCGCACCAGGCGCGCGAGACGCTGCGCGTGATGATGGAGGTGCAGAAGAGGCAGCGCCTGGAGACGGCCGAGCGCTTCCAGAAGCACCTGGAGCGCGTGGTGGAGATGATCCAGAACTGCTTGGCATCGCTGCCCGACGACCTGCCCCAGCCAGAGGGCTCTGCCgctgggggtgcaggggccgGGGCGAGTGGGGGTCTCGCTGGGGCTTTGGGTGGAGCTCCAAGATTAAAATGTGAACCTATGGACGTGGAGGAAGCAGGTGGAAGCTGCATGGGGGCACACATGGACAAGACTACTGCTGTGTCCAAGAAGGACAAAGAATTTGACAAAGATGCAGCAATGTGCAGCATTATTGATGAGATGACCtga